The Streptomyces luteogriseus genome includes a window with the following:
- the hemW gene encoding radical SAM family heme chaperone HemW: protein MPSALPDGEPVPDDGALPASALAGAADRPLGFYLHVPYCATRCGYCDFNTYTATELRGTGGVLASRDNYAETLADEVRLARKVLGDDPRPVRTVFVGGGTPTLLDAGDLVRMLKAVRDEFGLAEDAEVTTEANPESVDPAYLAALREGGFNRISFGMQSARQHVLQVLDRTHTPGRPEACVAEARVAGFDHVNLDLIYGTPGESDDDWRASLDAVLGAGPDHVSAYALIVEEGTQLARRIRRGEVPMTDDDVHADRYLIADEVLSGAGFEWYEVSNWATSRAGRCLHNELYWRGADWWGAGPGAHSHVGGVRWWNVKHPGAYAAALAAGRSPGAGREVLSDEDRRVERILLELRLREGVPLSLLRDEGLAASRRALADGLLDAGAYDEGRAVLTLRGRLLADGVVRDLVD, encoded by the coding sequence ATGCCTTCCGCACTCCCCGACGGCGAGCCCGTCCCCGACGACGGCGCGTTGCCCGCGTCCGCGCTCGCCGGGGCCGCCGACCGCCCTCTCGGGTTCTACCTGCACGTCCCGTACTGCGCGACCCGCTGCGGCTACTGCGACTTCAACACGTACACCGCGACCGAGCTGCGCGGCACCGGCGGGGTGCTGGCGTCCCGCGACAACTACGCCGAGACACTGGCCGACGAGGTCCGGCTCGCCCGCAAGGTGCTGGGCGACGATCCGCGTCCCGTCCGCACGGTGTTCGTGGGCGGGGGCACGCCCACGCTGCTGGACGCCGGTGATCTCGTACGGATGCTGAAGGCGGTGCGGGACGAGTTCGGGCTGGCGGAGGACGCCGAGGTCACGACCGAGGCGAACCCTGAGTCGGTCGACCCGGCGTATCTGGCCGCCCTGCGCGAGGGGGGCTTCAACCGGATCTCCTTCGGGATGCAGAGTGCGCGGCAGCACGTGCTGCAGGTGCTGGACCGCACGCACACGCCGGGGCGGCCCGAGGCGTGTGTCGCGGAGGCCCGGGTGGCCGGGTTCGACCATGTGAACCTCGACCTGATCTACGGCACGCCGGGTGAGTCCGACGACGACTGGCGGGCGTCGCTGGACGCGGTGCTGGGGGCGGGGCCGGATCACGTCAGTGCGTACGCGTTGATCGTCGAGGAGGGGACGCAGCTCGCGCGGCGGATCCGGCGCGGCGAGGTGCCGATGACCGACGACGACGTGCATGCCGACCGGTACCTGATCGCGGACGAGGTGCTCTCGGGCGCGGGCTTCGAGTGGTACGAGGTGTCGAACTGGGCGACCTCGCGGGCCGGGCGGTGCCTGCACAACGAGCTGTACTGGCGGGGGGCCGACTGGTGGGGGGCCGGGCCCGGTGCGCACAGCCATGTGGGCGGGGTGCGGTGGTGGAACGTCAAGCACCCGGGCGCGTACGCGGCCGCGCTGGCGGCGGGGCGGTCGCCGGGGGCCGGGCGTGAGGTGCTGAGCGATGAGGACCGGCGGGTCGAGCGGATTCTGCTGGAGCTGCGGCTGCGGGAGGGGGTGCCGTTGTCGCTGTTGCGGGATGAGGGGCTGGCGGCCTCGCGCAGGGCGTTGGCGGATGGGCTCCTGGACGCCGGGGCGTATGACGAGGGGCGGGCTGTGCTCACTCTGCGCGGGCGGTTGCTGGCGGACGGGGTTGTCCGGGACCTCGTGGACTGA